In Geminocystis sp. NIES-3708, a single window of DNA contains:
- the nth gene encoding endonuclease III, with protein MRISKKKKAREILTILKQLYPNATCSLDYETPLQLLVATILSAQCTDERVNKVTPALFTRFPDAPSFAKADRQEIETLIHSTGFYRNKAKNIQNACLKIVNDFNGNVPQTMPELLTLAGVARKTANVVLAHGFGIIEGVTVDTHVKRLSNRLGLTKKDNPVQIEQDLMQLLPQPDWENFSISIIYHGRAVCNARKPLCNQCQLIHLCNHYTAQ; from the coding sequence ATGAGAATCAGTAAAAAAAAGAAAGCACGAGAAATTTTAACCATTCTCAAACAACTTTACCCTAACGCTACCTGTAGCCTTGATTATGAAACGCCTTTACAACTTTTAGTAGCTACTATTTTGTCCGCTCAATGTACTGATGAAAGAGTCAACAAAGTTACTCCCGCTTTATTTACTAGATTTCCTGATGCCCCAAGTTTTGCCAAAGCCGACAGACAAGAGATTGAAACTTTAATTCACTCTACGGGTTTTTATCGCAATAAAGCCAAAAATATTCAAAATGCTTGTCTGAAAATAGTTAATGATTTTAACGGTAATGTGCCTCAAACCATGCCTGAATTATTAACTTTAGCAGGAGTAGCTCGTAAAACAGCTAATGTCGTCTTAGCTCATGGTTTTGGCATCATTGAAGGAGTAACAGTCGATACCCATGTTAAAAGGCTTAGTAACCGTCTAGGATTGACTAAAAAAGATAATCCTGTCCAAATTGAACAAGACTTAATGCAGTTATTACCACAACCAGACTGGGAAAATTTTTCTATTAGTATTATCTATCATGGCAGGGCAGTATGTAATGCTCGTAAACCCTTGTGTAATCAATGTCAATTAATTCATTTATGTAATCATTACACAGCACAATGA
- a CDS encoding P-II family nitrogen regulator, with the protein MKKIEAIIRPFKLDEVKIALVNAGIVGMTVSEVRGFGRQKGQTERYRGSEYTVEFLQKLKIEIVVEDSQVDMVVDKVVQASRTGEIGDGKIFISPIEETIRIRTGEKNLEAI; encoded by the coding sequence TTGAAAAAGATAGAAGCCATTATTCGTCCTTTTAAACTAGATGAAGTAAAAATTGCCCTAGTCAATGCTGGAATTGTTGGTATGACTGTTTCTGAAGTTAGAGGTTTTGGTCGTCAGAAAGGACAGACTGAACGTTATCGTGGTTCGGAATATACCGTTGAGTTTTTACAAAAACTCAAAATTGAAATCGTTGTGGAAGATAGTCAAGTGGATATGGTTGTAGATAAAGTTGTCCAAGCATCCCGCACCGGGGAAATCGGCGACGGCAAAATCTTTATTTCTCCCATTGAAGAAACCATTCGTATTAGAACTGGGGAGAAAAACTTAGAAGCTATTTAA
- a CDS encoding nitroreductase family protein, with translation MTINLRKILSMNTLEAIKKRRSVKHFDANHEMTATEINILMEHALLSPTSFNLQNWRFVVVKDKVIKQQLKAASFNQAQVSDASIVIVICGDLKAWAKNPQRYWKNATEDVQAQIVPMIGGFYENNPELQRDEAMRSAGIAGQTIMLAAKAMGYDSCPMIGFNSNKVAEIINLPDDNIIGLMIVVGKATQSPKNRAGQLDMSEVVFLDHF, from the coding sequence ATGACAATAAATTTAAGAAAAATACTGTCTATGAATACCTTAGAAGCTATTAAGAAAAGAAGATCTGTCAAACATTTTGATGCAAATCATGAAATGACGGCAACAGAAATTAATATTTTAATGGAACACGCTTTATTATCCCCTACTTCTTTTAATCTGCAAAATTGGCGTTTTGTTGTAGTTAAAGATAAAGTAATAAAACAACAATTAAAAGCCGCTTCTTTCAATCAAGCTCAAGTTTCTGATGCTTCTATTGTTATTGTTATTTGTGGTGATTTGAAAGCGTGGGCAAAAAATCCTCAAAGATATTGGAAAAATGCCACTGAAGATGTACAAGCTCAAATTGTACCAATGATTGGTGGATTTTATGAAAATAATCCTGAATTACAAAGAGATGAAGCCATGCGATCAGCTGGTATTGCAGGGCAAACAATTATGTTAGCGGCGAAGGCAATGGGTTATGATTCTTGTCCGATGATTGGATTTAATAGTAATAAAGTTGCAGAAATTATTAATTTGCCTGATGACAATATAATAGGTCTTATGATTGTTGTAGGGAAAGCTACTCAATCTCCTAAAAATAGGGCAGGACAATTGGATATGTCCGAAGTAGTATTTCTTGACCATTTTTAA
- a CDS encoding phosphate-starvation-inducible PsiE family protein, whose product MVKFLALVQDFFKDRNFLKLIHITENIVSKFLSIALIIVIFVSLYDLMLVLITDLFIEPVGFFNRTLIEIFGFFLNILIALELLENITVYLRKHIVQLELVLTTALIAVARKIIIFDPNKYEKIDLIALGIAIVCLAVSYFLIRYSHNEKKF is encoded by the coding sequence ATGGTTAAATTTTTGGCTCTGGTTCAGGATTTTTTTAAAGATAGAAATTTTTTAAAGTTAATTCATATCACAGAAAATATTGTTTCTAAGTTTCTTTCTATTGCCCTTATTATCGTTATTTTTGTATCTTTATACGATTTAATGTTAGTTTTAATCACAGATTTATTTATAGAACCTGTGGGATTTTTTAATAGAACTTTAATAGAAATTTTTGGCTTTTTTTTAAATATATTAATTGCCTTAGAATTACTAGAAAATATAACAGTTTATCTAAGAAAACATATTGTTCAATTAGAATTAGTTTTAACTACGGCTTTAATTGCTGTTGCTAGAAAAATTATTATTTTTGATCCTAATAAATATGAAAAAATAGATTTAATTGCTCTAGGAATTGCAATTGTTTGTTTAGCAGTTAGTTATTTTTTAATTCGTTATAGTCATAATGAAAAAAAGTTTTGA
- the rfbB gene encoding dTDP-glucose 4,6-dehydratase: MSKHLLVTGGAGFIGSNFVNYWYENHPQDKIIVLDALTYAGNRQNLINLENNPNFSFIHGDICDRQLVDNLLEKEKITTIAHFAAESHVDRSILTPSAFIQTNVIGTFTLLESFRHYWQKKNQPPEYRFLHVSTDEVYGSLDINDPPFTENTPYAPNSPYSASKAGSDHLARAYYHTYKLPTIITNCSNNYGAYHFPEKLIPLMCINILLGKPLPVYGDGQNIRDWLYVQDHCSALDVVLNKGKSGETYNIGGNNEVKNIDLVQLICQIMDEIAPNLPIKPSNELITYVKDRAGHDHRYAIDSSKLQKELGWKPKATVESGLRKTLQWYVDNPQWWQSLLSADYQKYYQQVYTTINS; the protein is encoded by the coding sequence ATGAGCAAACATCTTTTAGTTACCGGTGGTGCAGGGTTTATTGGTTCTAATTTTGTTAATTATTGGTATGAAAATCATCCCCAAGACAAAATAATTGTTTTAGATGCCCTCACCTATGCTGGAAATCGTCAAAATTTAATTAATCTTGAAAATAATCCTAATTTTTCTTTTATTCATGGTGATATTTGCGATCGCCAATTAGTCGATAATTTGTTAGAAAAAGAAAAAATAACTACCATCGCTCATTTTGCCGCAGAATCCCATGTAGATCGTTCAATTCTAACACCTTCTGCTTTTATTCAAACTAATGTAATCGGCACATTTACTTTATTAGAGAGTTTTCGTCATTATTGGCAGAAAAAAAATCAACCTCCAGAATATCGTTTTCTTCATGTTTCTACCGATGAAGTTTATGGCAGTTTAGACATAAATGATCCTCCTTTCACAGAAAATACACCTTATGCACCCAATAGCCCTTATTCTGCATCAAAAGCAGGAAGTGATCACTTAGCACGGGCTTATTATCATACCTATAAATTACCCACAATTATCACCAACTGCTCGAACAATTACGGTGCTTATCATTTTCCTGAAAAACTTATTCCATTGATGTGTATTAACATTCTTTTAGGTAAACCTTTACCAGTCTATGGCGATGGGCAAAATATTCGTGATTGGTTATATGTTCAAGATCATTGTAGTGCCTTAGATGTAGTTTTAAATAAAGGTAAATCGGGAGAAACTTATAATATTGGTGGTAATAATGAAGTAAAAAATATTGATTTAGTACAATTAATCTGTCAAATTATGGATGAAATCGCCCCCAATTTGCCCATAAAACCCTCTAATGAATTAATCACTTACGTGAAAGATAGAGCAGGACACGATCACCGTTACGCCATTGACAGCAGTAAACTACAAAAAGAATTAGGCTGGAAACCAAAAGCAACAGTAGAATCAGGTTTAAGAAAAACTTTACAATGGTATGTCGATAATCCACAATGGTGGCAATCGCTTTTATCAGCAGATTATCAAAAATATTATCAGCAAGTTTATACAACGATTAATTCATAA
- a CDS encoding chlororespiratory reduction protein 7: protein MANSIMYQEDGYVVLETNKPEELMTESELLKKIESVLINQSDLFPDIAKFKTIEEQARYLLHNYCEFNPDDDNYLQWYVVRWEKK, encoded by the coding sequence ATGGCTAATTCAATTATGTATCAAGAAGATGGTTATGTGGTTTTAGAAACCAATAAACCAGAAGAATTAATGACAGAATCGGAGTTATTAAAAAAAATAGAATCGGTTTTGATAAATCAGTCAGACTTATTTCCTGATATAGCTAAATTTAAGACAATAGAAGAACAAGCCAGATATTTATTACATAACTATTGTGAATTTAATCCTGATGATGATAACTATTTACAATGGTATGTAGTGCGTTGGGAAAAAAAATAA
- a CDS encoding molybdenum cofactor biosynthesis protein MoaE, translating to MVCSALGKKITMSCFTNFAITFAPLSVTEVYQLADNASNGAIVVMSGTVRNQTEGKPVKYLEYQAYEPMAINIFQQIKDDIIKKWQDTNTIIIHHRIGKLSIGEISVLVAVGCPHRGEAFSACQYAIDTLKHNAPIWKKEHFEDGASSWVSIGMCEQLTNN from the coding sequence ATGGTATGTAGTGCGTTGGGAAAAAAAATAACGATGAGTTGCTTTACTAATTTTGCCATTACCTTTGCCCCTCTTTCGGTTACTGAAGTTTATCAATTAGCAGATAATGCTTCTAATGGGGCGATTGTCGTTATGAGTGGTACAGTGAGAAATCAAACGGAAGGAAAACCAGTTAAATATTTAGAATATCAGGCTTATGAACCGATGGCGATTAATATTTTTCAGCAAATTAAGGATGACATTATCAAAAAATGGCAAGATACCAATACTATAATTATTCATCATCGTATTGGTAAACTAAGTATCGGAGAAATTAGTGTCTTAGTTGCTGTTGGATGTCCTCATCGTGGAGAAGCTTTTTCAGCTTGTCAGTATGCCATTGATACTTTAAAACATAACGCTCCCATTTGGAAAAAAGAACATTTTGAGGATGGTGCTAGTAGTTGGGTTAGTATTGGTATGTGTGAACAGTTAACCAACAATTAA
- a CDS encoding ammonium transporter, whose protein sequence is MFKSKTKQKKIKLIIQKIKQSSSWQGCLLLSVILLLSSSYAVYAQEPSQDLQSITGELRVGLDTLWVVLASILVIFMNAGFAMLETGFCRRKNAVNLLSKNLIVFAVSTIAFWAIGFSLMFGDGNSIMGLQGFFLNGIDNSPATGDAYKGVYSALNWTGVPLAAKFLFQVAFAGTAATIVSGAVAERIKFIDFVLFSFLLVAIAYPIVGHWIWGGGWLQKSGFQDFAGSTVVHSVGGWAALTGAIILGPRLGKYQKDGGIIPLPGHNLSIATLGCFILWIGWFGFNPGSTMAVGENIAYIAVVTNLAAASGAITATVSSWVLAGKPDLSLSINGILSGLVAITASCSMVSYGSAVTIGALAGILVVFAVYLLDSLKIDDPVGAVSVHLVNGIWGTIALGLFADANITKNPDIAGLFSSGSLNLLGIQLLGIVSVGVVMIIFSTLVWNLLKVILGLRVSEEEEYLGLDIGEHGMEAYNGFLEVDN, encoded by the coding sequence ATGTTCAAAAGTAAAACTAAGCAGAAAAAAATTAAATTAATTATTCAGAAAATAAAACAATCGTCTAGTTGGCAAGGTTGTCTTCTTTTAAGTGTTATTTTGCTTCTTTCTTCTAGCTATGCGGTGTATGCTCAAGAACCTTCTCAAGATTTACAATCTATCACTGGAGAATTAAGAGTTGGTTTAGACACCCTTTGGGTAGTATTAGCATCTATTTTAGTAATATTTATGAACGCTGGTTTTGCTATGTTAGAAACTGGTTTTTGTCGTCGTAAAAATGCAGTCAATTTATTATCTAAAAATTTGATTGTTTTTGCCGTCTCAACTATCGCTTTTTGGGCAATCGGTTTTAGTTTGATGTTCGGTGATGGCAATAGTATTATGGGACTACAAGGATTTTTTCTTAATGGAATTGATAATAGTCCAGCTACAGGAGATGCTTATAAAGGGGTTTATAGTGCTTTGAATTGGACAGGAGTACCTTTAGCCGCAAAATTCTTATTTCAAGTAGCATTTGCAGGTACAGCCGCAACAATTGTCTCTGGTGCAGTGGCGGAAAGAATTAAGTTTATTGATTTTGTTTTATTTAGTTTTTTATTAGTGGCGATCGCTTATCCCATTGTTGGTCATTGGATATGGGGGGGCGGATGGCTACAAAAATCAGGATTTCAAGATTTTGCAGGTTCAACGGTAGTGCATTCTGTAGGAGGCTGGGCTGCATTGACAGGAGCAATTATACTAGGACCTAGATTGGGAAAATATCAGAAAGATGGAGGAATAATACCATTACCCGGTCATAACCTTAGTATCGCAACATTAGGATGCTTTATTCTCTGGATTGGTTGGTTTGGCTTTAATCCTGGATCAACTATGGCTGTAGGAGAAAATATTGCTTATATTGCAGTAGTGACAAATTTAGCGGCGGCATCAGGAGCAATTACTGCTACAGTTAGCAGTTGGGTTTTAGCTGGAAAACCAGATTTATCTTTAAGTATTAACGGTATCTTATCAGGATTAGTGGCAATTACCGCCAGTTGTTCTATGGTGAGTTATGGTAGTGCCGTTACCATTGGTGCATTAGCTGGAATTTTAGTTGTTTTTGCTGTTTATTTATTAGATAGTTTAAAAATAGATGATCCTGTAGGTGCAGTATCAGTACATTTAGTTAATGGTATTTGGGGTACAATTGCTTTGGGATTATTTGCTGACGCTAATATTACCAAGAATCCAGACATCGCAGGATTATTTAGTAGTGGAAGTTTAAACTTATTAGGCATTCAATTATTAGGTATTGTCAGCGTAGGTGTTGTGATGATTATATTTAGCACTTTAGTTTGGAATTTATTAAAAGTTATTCTTGGCTTAAGAGTTTCCGAAGAAGAAGAATATTTAGGTTTAGATATAGGAGAACATGGTATGGAGGCTTATAATGGCTTTTTAGAGGTAGATAATTAA
- a CDS encoding STAS domain-containing protein, with protein MTVSLRGTREVKKNCQVFHLLGQLDAFSEPTFQRVILSYTKESANQIILDLSQIDFIDSSGLGALVRIAKHMDGIKGKMQIVSNPRVTQTVKMVRLEKFLNLKNSLDEALKDI; from the coding sequence CTGACAGTCAGTCTTAGAGGTACTCGTGAAGTCAAAAAAAATTGCCAAGTCTTTCATTTACTAGGTCAATTAGATGCTTTTTCTGAACCAACATTTCAAAGAGTTATATTAAGCTATACAAAAGAGAGTGCTAATCAAATAATCTTAGATTTATCACAAATTGATTTTATTGATAGTTCAGGGTTAGGTGCTTTAGTGCGTATTGCAAAACATATGGATGGTATTAAAGGAAAAATGCAAATTGTCAGTAACCCTAGAGTAACCCAAACTGTCAAAATGGTGAGACTAGAGAAGTTTCTTAACTTGAAAAATTCTCTTGATGAGGCACTAAAAGATATATAG
- a CDS encoding Mini-ribonuclease 3 — MFNGEISASSLQQISPVSFAYIGDAVYELYIRTNFLLPSKKISDYHHKVVEKVRAESQASYLQNLYPLLTEIELNWVRRGRNSVNKSPRRLPLQTYQQATGLETLLGYLYICDRPRLEYLLSQIKIY, encoded by the coding sequence ATGTTTAATGGCGAAATATCTGCCTCATCTTTACAACAAATCTCTCCAGTGTCCTTTGCTTATATTGGTGATGCAGTATATGAGTTATATATTCGTACTAACTTTTTACTGCCCTCCAAAAAAATTTCTGACTATCACCACAAAGTAGTTGAAAAAGTTAGAGCAGAATCACAAGCTTCTTATTTACAAAATTTATATCCTTTATTGACGGAAATTGAACTAAACTGGGTTCGTAGAGGCAGAAATTCAGTTAATAAATCTCCTCGTCGTTTACCTTTACAAACCTATCAACAAGCCACAGGTTTAGAAACATTATTAGGTTATCTCTATATTTGCGATCGCCCAAGACTAGAGTATTTACTATCACAAATAAAAATATACTAA
- a CDS encoding radical SAM protein, whose amino-acid sequence MNLFAQEKLLFTPAQKNLNPIPLIFAFPNEYTVGITSLGYQLVWANFSLRDDVVVSRLFMDVHENLPRNPELVGFSFSWELDYVNILNLLEFLNIPIYAKDRNENHPLVFGGGPVFTANPEPFADFFDIILLGDGENLLGNFIDSYQQIRQSNRNQKLTHLAQTEGVYIPSLYYINYQEKDGQIESIKPVNNHIPETVEKQTYRGNVLSASTVVTEKAAWENIYMIEVVRSCPEMCRFCLASYLTLPFRTASLEASLIPAIERGLKVTNRLGLLGASVTQHPEFESLMDYLLQPKFDDIRVSIASVRTNTITEKLAEFLTKRDTKSITIAIESGSAKIRQLINKKLENEEIIQAAINAQAGGLKALKFYGMVGLPEEDLSDIDATIEMMAQVKKVAPKLKVTLGCSTFVPKSHTPFQWFGVNSESKKRLQYLEKNLRKIGVDFRPESYSWSVIQALISRGDRRLSKLLELTRNYGDSLGSYKRAFKELKGEIPSLDYYVHENWQIGQVLPWQHLKTALSEETLIKHLQQK is encoded by the coding sequence ATGAATCTTTTTGCACAAGAAAAGTTATTATTTACTCCAGCACAAAAAAATCTTAATCCTATTCCTTTAATTTTTGCTTTTCCTAATGAATATACCGTAGGAATTACCAGTTTAGGTTATCAATTAGTATGGGCTAATTTTTCCTTAAGAGATGATGTTGTGGTAAGTCGTTTATTTATGGATGTCCATGAGAATTTACCTCGAAATCCTGAATTAGTTGGCTTTTCTTTTTCTTGGGAATTAGATTATGTTAATATTCTTAATTTATTAGAATTTTTAAATATTCCTATTTATGCAAAAGATAGAAATGAAAATCATCCTTTAGTATTTGGTGGTGGACCTGTATTTACCGCTAATCCTGAACCTTTTGCTGATTTTTTTGATATTATTTTATTAGGTGATGGTGAAAATTTATTAGGTAATTTTATCGATAGTTACCAACAAATTAGACAGAGTAATCGCAACCAAAAACTAACTCATTTAGCTCAAACTGAAGGTGTTTATATCCCTAGTTTATATTATATTAACTATCAAGAAAAAGATGGTCAAATTGAAAGTATAAAACCAGTAAATAATCATATTCCTGAAACCGTAGAAAAACAGACTTATCGAGGAAATGTTTTATCCGCTTCAACCGTTGTCACAGAAAAGGCGGCATGGGAAAATATCTATATGATAGAAGTGGTGAGAAGTTGCCCTGAAATGTGCCGTTTTTGCCTAGCAAGTTATCTTACCTTACCATTTCGTACCGCTAGTTTAGAAGCTTCCTTAATTCCTGCTATTGAAAGAGGTTTAAAAGTTACCAATCGTCTAGGTTTATTAGGTGCATCCGTCACCCAACACCCTGAATTTGAGAGCTTAATGGATTATTTATTACAACCAAAATTTGATGATATTCGAGTAAGTATAGCATCAGTACGGACTAATACTATAACGGAAAAATTAGCGGAATTTCTTACAAAACGAGATACTAAATCAATAACTATAGCAATTGAGAGTGGTTCTGCGAAAATTAGGCAATTAATCAACAAAAAGCTCGAAAATGAAGAAATAATTCAAGCCGCCATCAACGCTCAAGCAGGGGGATTAAAAGCACTTAAATTTTATGGTATGGTAGGCTTACCAGAGGAAGATTTATCCGATATTGATGCCACTATTGAGATGATGGCACAGGTAAAAAAAGTCGCTCCAAAATTAAAAGTAACCCTTGGATGCAGTACTTTTGTTCCAAAATCTCATACTCCTTTTCAATGGTTTGGGGTTAACTCTGAAAGTAAAAAAAGACTGCAATATTTAGAGAAAAATTTACGTAAAATAGGTGTAGATTTTCGACCTGAAAGCTATAGTTGGTCAGTAATTCAAGCTCTTATATCTCGTGGCGATCGCCGATTAAGTAAGTTGTTAGAATTAACTCGTAATTATGGCGACAGTTTAGGTAGTTATAAACGGGCATTTAAGGAGTTAAAAGGAGAAATACCAAGTTTGGATTATTATGTTCATGAAAATTGGCAAATAGGACAAGTTTTGCCTTGGCAACATCTAAAAACGGCGTTAAGTGAAGAAACATTAATCAAACATTTACAGCAAAAATAA
- a CDS encoding response regulator transcription factor: MEILIVEDEKEIAQLIHNCLAREGFQCYIAYDGLSALENAKVIQPDLIILDLMLPKLDGLEVCNRVRNLGMTKDPYILMLTAKGEEIDRVIGLSTGADDYLVKPFSPRELVARVRALLRRSMRHGGHAQINETPHFTLNLDEHSAIRQLDDGQEEILDLTALEFNLLVAFTNYPGKVWSRTQLIDKLWGADFFGDERVVDTHIRRLRKKIEPNPAQPTFIKTVVGVGYKFEDDDKR; this comes from the coding sequence ATGGAAATTTTAATAGTAGAAGACGAAAAAGAAATCGCCCAACTGATTCATAATTGTCTTGCAAGAGAGGGATTTCAATGTTATATTGCTTATGATGGATTATCTGCCCTTGAAAATGCTAAAGTCATACAACCAGATTTAATTATTTTAGATCTTATGTTGCCGAAACTTGACGGTTTAGAAGTATGTAATCGAGTTAGAAATTTAGGAATGACAAAAGATCCTTATATTCTCATGTTAACAGCAAAAGGAGAGGAAATTGATCGGGTGATTGGGTTATCGACAGGGGCTGATGATTACCTTGTAAAGCCTTTTAGTCCAAGGGAATTAGTCGCGAGGGTAAGAGCTTTATTACGGCGTAGTATGCGTCACGGGGGACACGCTCAAATTAATGAAACTCCTCACTTTACTTTAAATTTAGATGAACATAGTGCCATACGTCAATTAGATGATGGGCAGGAGGAAATATTAGATTTAACTGCTTTAGAGTTTAATTTATTAGTCGCCTTTACTAATTATCCCGGAAAAGTATGGAGTCGTACTCAATTAATTGATAAACTTTGGGGTGCAGATTTTTTTGGTGATGAGAGAGTTGTTGATACTCATATTCGTCGTTTACGAAAAAAAATTGAGCCTAACCCTGCACAACCTACTTTTATCAAAACTGTTGTGGGAGTTGGTTATAAATTTGAAGACGATGATAAAAGATAA